From Glycine soja cultivar W05 chromosome 4, ASM419377v2, whole genome shotgun sequence, the proteins below share one genomic window:
- the LOC114410648 gene encoding serine/threonine-protein phosphatase 7 long form homolog, producing the protein MANSPKFPSPYYYKIPKLAIFVACSSFSPPLVVVRVLVFFRHALLPLVVVPIFFRWLGNLLTALPENCHFVDKNPYESLVHTDQQSVVVEHPSTTEEELVDNQPKALIEEGATDVKGFPGGPHDTSVLSDFENHIALRVWNGEERSELKLSSHGRKMAKFGRLAPEIEGLVVASGLSPLIACSLDTSDQGLMFAFVECWHKETSSFHLPVGEVTITLDDVASLLHFPIVRAFHSFELLHVDDIVEMLVELLVVSAAEARAETIQCHGSYVRLLWLHDVYELKIGACD; encoded by the exons ATGGCGAATAGTCCAAAATTCCCTTCACCCTATTACTATAAAATCCCAAAGTTAGCCATCT TTGTTGCTTGTTCCTCTTTCAGTCCTCCGTTGGTGGTTGTTCGTGTTTTGGTGTTCTTCCGCCATGCACTTCTTCCGTTGGTGGTTGTTCCCATTTTCTTTCGGTGGTTGGGTAATCTTCTTACAG CTTTGCCGGAAAATTGTCATTTTGTAGACAAAAACCCATATGAATCACTGGTTCATACGGATCAACAATCC GTTGTTGTCGAGCACCCTTCTACGACCGAGGAGGAATTGGTTGACAACCAGCCAAAAGCACTTATTGAAGAAGGTGCTACTGATGTTAAGGGTTTTCCAGGCGGACCCCATGACACATCAGTTCTGAGTGATTTTGAAAATCACATTGCTTTGAGAGTGTGGAATGGAGAG GAACGTTCTGAGTTGAAGCTATCTTCCCATGGAAGGAAGATGGCTAAGTTCGGGAGGCTTGCCCCAGAGATTGAAGGCCTTGTGGTGGCTAGTGGACTGAGTCCTTTGATCGCTTGTTCCCTTGATACGAGCGATCAGGGACTAATGTTTGCTTTTGTGGAATGTTGGCATAAGGAAACTAGCAGTTTCCATTTGCCCGTCGGAGAGGTGACTATCACCTTGGATGACGTTGCATCGTTGCTACATTTTCCTATTGTAAGGGCGTTCCACAGCTTCGAGCTACTTCATGTCGATGACATCGTCGAGATGTTGGTGGAATTGCTTGTGGTCAGTGCTGCAGAGGCGAGAGCTGAGACGATTCAGTGTCATGGCTCTTATGTTCGATTATTGTGGCTGCACGATGTGTATGAGCTGAAGATCGGGGCATGTGACTAG